From Brassica rapa cultivar Chiifu-401-42 chromosome A06, CAAS_Brap_v3.01, whole genome shotgun sequence:
taaaattttgtatgCTCTCTAAATGAGCTgacaaaccacaataaaatcgctattttagTGAAAAGGATataacaaaggtttcaaacctctctcACCATCATCAAATTTTTGtacatgatacaactatgcaattaaataatattttcatatttttggaattttttctCAAAGTATACTTATTAACCCCAAcataatattcaaattttggTTAACTGGTtaatatactgaaacctataatctttagtgttgttttaaaatttctaaccatattctacatttttgttACATTATTCTAAACTATATATCATCGTATATGGGCatcgttatatttttttatcaattagtttagtaaaacttcatatgctctcTAAATAAGTAcataaaccacaataaaattgctattctagagaaacggagacaacaaagtttcAAAACCTttctgaccatcatcatatgttagtttatGATACAACTATGtaacaaaacaatattttcatattttaagaaaattcttaaaatctatgtgttaacccctacaacaTATTCAGTTTTTGAGTAAAtggttaataattaatataatgaaTCTTATAAtcttaaatgttattttaaaatttcgaaattctacatttttgttaatgttttctaaactatatttcatggtacatggacattgttcaatttgtttatcaattaatttagtaaaacttcatatgctccctaaataAGTACACAAACcataataaaattgatattctagagaaaaggatacaacaaaggttctaaacctctctaaccatcatcatatttttgttcatgatacaactatgtaataaattaaaattttcatgttttttgaatttttctcaaaatctatgtgttaatccctacagaatattcaaattttgggtaaatggttaatatactgaaacctataatctttagtgttgttttaaaatttctaaccacattctacatttttgttaatgtattctaaactatatttcatggtacatgggcatcgttctattctttttacaattaatttagtaaaaattcataTTCTCCCTAAATAAGTACACAAACTacaataaaattgctattctagagaaaatgagacaacaaaggttcaaaaccgctttgaccatcatcatatgttagttcatgatacaactatgcaataaaacaattttgtcatatttttttaaattttctcaaaatctatgtgttaacccctacaaaatattcagtttttgagTAAATGGTTAACATAATaaatcctataatctttaatgatattttgaaatttctaaccacattttttcatttttgttaatgtattctaaactatatttcatggtacatgggcatcgttatattttttatcaattaatttagtaaaatttcatatgctccctaaataAGTACACAAACtacaataaaattgttattctagagaaacggagacaacaaaggttcaaaacctctctgaccatcatcatatgttagttcatgttacaacaatgcattaaaacaatattgtcagattttttgaatttttctcaaaatctatatatgttacccctacaaaatattcagtttttgggtaaatgctctatatactaaagcctaaaatctttaatgttgttttaaaatttcaaactacattctacatttttgttaatgtattctaagccatatttcatggtacatgggcatcgtttttttttatctattaatttagtaaaacttcatatgctccctaaataTGTTGACAAACCAtaataaaatcactattttagTGACAAGGATataacaaaggtttcaaacctctctgaccatcatcatatgttagttcatgatacaactatccaataaaataatattgtcatatttttctaatttttctcaaatttatgtgttaaacacctacaaaatataatttttgggtaaatgattaatataatgaagcctataatatttaatgttaatttaaagtttctaaccacattctactttttttgttaatgtgttctaaactatatttcatggtacataggcatcatttaaatttttttctattaattttgtaaaacttcatatgctccctaaatcagttgataaaccacaataaaatcgccATTCTAcaaaaaaacggagacaacaaagttcaAAACCTCTCTTCCATAAtaatatgttagttcatgatacaactatgcattgaaacaacattgtcatatttttttaatgtttcttaaaatatatgtgttaacccctacaaaatattcagtttttgagttaatggttaatatactgaaacctataatttttagtgttgttttaaaatttctaaccatattttacattgttttattgtattctaaactatatttcatggtacatgggcattgttcaatttttttatcaattaatttagtaaaacttcatatgctctcTAAATAAGTACACAAACCagaataaaattgctattctagagaaaaagagacaacaaaggttcaaacctctctaaccatcatcatatgttagttcatgatataactatgcaataaaacaacattgtcatattttttaaatttttctcaaaatctatatgttaactcctacaaaatatttagtttttggaggaaatggttaatataatgaagcctataatctttaatgttattttaaaatttctaaccacattctacattttttaaATGTATTCTAAACCATATTTCATGGGACATGggcatcgttctattttttatctatcaatttagtaaaacttcatatgctccctaaatcagTTGACAAACCACAGTAAAATTACTATTCTAgtgaaacggagacaacaaaggttacaaacctctctgaccatcatcatatataagttcatgatacaactatgcaataaaacaatattgtcatattttttaattttttttcaaaatctatgtgttaacccgtacaaaatattcagtttttgggtaaatggttaatataatgaagcatataatctttaatgttatttaaaaatttctaaccacgttatacatttttttaatgtattttaaactatatttcatGTTACATGGGCAGcgttctatttttttatctattaatttagtaaaacttcatatgctccctaaatcagTTGACAAACACAAATAAAATCTATTCTAGAGAAGCGGatacaacaaaggttcaaaaattctctgaccatcatcatatataagttcatgatacaactatgcattaagacaatattttcatatttttttattttttttcaaaatctatgtgttaacctctataaaatattcagtttttgggTAAACAGTtaatataatgaagcctataatctttaaagttattttaaagtttctaaccacattctatatgtttattattgtaTTCTAAACTATAATTCAttgtacatgagcatcgttctaattttttatttattaatttaataaaactttgtaaGCTTCCTAAATCAGTTGACAAACGATTATAAAGTATAAAAGATATTGAAAACAAAGTTACATTAAATAAAGGAGGAAGAGGTAAAAGAAGATATAACTAAAAGAAGATGAGAGAAAAGAGCAAATATTAAAAGCTCAACGGCCAACCaactcttctttttctttcctccatcactcTTGACTGATTCAGCTTTTCCTCCTCCTGCCCCATCTTTACATATAtacccacaaaaaaaaactgtagaatCAGTTCATTTGATAATCTGTAGTTATTGACCTCCTGCCCCATCTTTATGATCATGTGATTAGCTCAAGGGTGTGCTTAATTAGATAATACTGTTGACTGAATTAATTTAAAAGAGCAAGTTTTATTAGTTTCAGTTACCTTTAACATTTTGTAAAGGAGGTGCAGAGTTGGCGCTTGCTTCAAGCCTTCCTAAGCTCTCAAACTCTCTAGCCAATGTCGAGTTTGGAGATAAATGCAGAAGCGCTTCCCACAAAATGAAATGCAAACACGTTTCAGATTACAAAAAAGctaaatttaactttaaatgaTCACAAGTCATAACTACTTTCAATAGAAAATCGtgattcattatatatataaagaaagtaTCATTAAATAGCATCAACTATACTGCCATTTCCATATGATATAACAACTGAAATGAATAATATGTAAtctaatgaaaaataataaaataaacaaaataatatttttttgactaaatataaacaaacaaaataatatgaaCGGTACATTCTCACTAAAAATTTATGTACCTATtcataatagttttattttttggtaaaacctATTTATAATAGTTATAGTTACATATTACTATAAACTATTTTCATTTCCTTATGATATAACAACAAAATGAAGAATTCTTCATATAATTAACTGATATTGTACATTGTACTGTGGACTACCTGTTTATATACGTACGCGATCTCCAGGCTTAGATAAAAagaactaaaaagaaaaaaagttcaaaaaagaaaactaaaaagaaaaagtgTGAGACTTACAAATACACTTGGTGATGTTAGGAGCCGTTATATGACAAGCGGTGGGGAGATGAGCGGCTAGGCTTGCATTAAACTTGAGGCCAAGATTAGGATCATCTTTGTCTTTGACCAATATGCAAACACACTTCTGACTCTGTGTTATAACCTGACCAAAACCTCCACAACAATCTTTTGTTGGAGCTTTTGCGTTTCCACCCACGTAGGTGAGACACGGTGAAAGTACTACCAGCTGGTTCGTGCACTCTTCTCTGTCTTGATCCAGATCTGAGCTTCCAAACCCGACCAACATGGAGGTTATCACGATGGTTATGATTAGGGATCTCGTTGATTGCTCCATGGTTCgatgttttgatatatatatttttttgatctttCTCTCTGTATATATGTATCTGTTGATTGTTCACTTTTAGATAGATAGAAAGGTGTGATAGCGTCTTTATATATACGATGTAAGTGTTGATGTATTGGTTGGGTGATGAGAATTTATTACTTTTTCCCATTTATAGTTGTTGGAGTGTTAATGATTATGGCTTACCATTTTCAAAAAGAATCAAGCaattcatttgggagagaataAAAGAACAAAAGCAACTTATTTTAAAAAGCAAGTTTCATCAGAGGCTTTGGGTTTAAAGTTTATTTTCATTGTAGTATTTTGCTTATGAAAGAGAATAAAGAGAAATTTTCATTCAGAACCTTTGAGATgttcattaaaaatatgaaagtatTTGGCATTTTTGAATTAGTTCAATTTTATCTTTGAAATTTCGATTTAgttgtataattatattatgtcatattaCTATATTTCATTGCTTAGAACCctattttaagatattatacTAATGGAGATTAGCTAGTGGATTTCATAGCATAAATTGTTTCGTGccataaatacatatttttccATGTTAGGGCGGAGAAAAAAATGATCGCCAAAATCCAAATCGAACTGAGCCGAAAAACTTGAATCCAAACATATACACAAATGAGTattgttttatggtattttggGTTTTGGATTTTATTCAAACCCAACATGTAACCAAATGAATGTTTGAAACAcctttaaaaaatcaataactaaaaataatcaTACAGTCCCGAACTCAGTTTAAATAAGtatctaaaataataaataatctcAACAAgtacttaaataaatatatagaacacgagtaatttattaaaatattcagtttaaaatatatttttggtatttaatTGGTCAAATATTGAGCTTTTCATGTTTTGATAATTGTATTTGAAATTTGGTCATGAATAAGGTTTTACTTAAGTTTTAACAATGTGTTTTACTTTAAAATCTAACTAATACCAATTTGCAGATATGCAACAGTCTCTTATCTCTCTATCTTTTTTCTGTTTATGATGTCTTTGTCGGTCCCCATGTCATACAACGAAGGCATAAATGGAGGCAGCACATAAAAAAGAAACACTactgttaaattttaaaactatactTTCTCTATAAAGACGTCACCTAATTTCTCAGTACCGACTTCGCTGGAACAAAACAGAGTTTTGGTGGTTATATCTTAAATAACACATTCCCTCATTCAGAGAACATGCCACCATTTTCCATACAATCTTACAATGTACTATTCAAGAGTGAAGATGAGATTGTGGACCTTTAGTAGTTAATTGTGTTATGCACTAACACCATGTGTCTCGCTGTGTGCAGGCCTGGCTGTGTGTTTTGAATATTGAAAACCCAGACGTCGCTATGGCCATGGCCTGAACATTTCCGGTGTCGGATCTCTAAGCTTTGTTGGCtgcacaagttttttttttgttttgaaagaaAATGGCCGTTGGTTAATATGCACTGAAAATGATTCTTATGATGCACTTATGATATACTCTATCTGTTTTTATTTGTAAGTAGTTTTAGTTAAAATtgtgaatattaaaaaaacttttacttttgaaaaaatagcatttaatacataaattaaaccAATAGTAAAAATGTATGAATTATTTGATTGGTCACACAACATGTAATAAATGTATAAGGTGCTTTGGATTATGTAAACATCTTACACTgtgaaacaaatattttttttgttaaaactaCTTACATATCAATACAAAGGGAGTATTGATAATGATAAAGACACATTGATAAGAGGATTATATCAGATTAGTTATTATGTCTGCCTTGATGGTGAGTtacattattaatatttatgagCATTGATTACCTCTTCCGGCCGGTCAAAACAAACGCAACACTTGATAATATTTATACCGAATATAATCTTTAATACTGTTATTGCCTAGTTCAAGCCTTGTTACTTGACGAAACTCTCAGCAACGACTGAGCTTGTTCACGCGGGTTAAGAGCATCATGTGCAGTGGCCTTCCACCGTTTCAACTGCACTTCGATGTCTCTAGATAAGGTTGATGTCATTGCAATAAACTCCCtttaattttagtatattgaCAGGCAAATATTATACTCTTGTGGCTCAGACAGACAACCTTATATAGTAGTCTCATTCAAAACATTACTGAGCTTCCACGTgaggaaggaaaaaaaaatgaaaacatgaaCCATTCTATCAAAGAGCTCGTTACCTTTATTTTATCAACCAATTCACGTAGCTTTGTTTTATCTACAACAGTAtcttttcaaattatttatagaaaatttaacaatgtaataaaatagttataaaagTTAATAGTTTTATCTATATATCTTTaccgtttttaaaaaaaaatgataaataaactctaaatttagcattatattttaataattaaagttTAGACCATAATTTATGcacacatttttttaaaatttttttttttttatagatttggaCTCagttggaccctttcatttgcACATTCT
This genomic window contains:
- the LOC103871049 gene encoding protein YLS3, with translation MEQSTRSLIITIVITSMLVGFGSSDLDQDREECTNQLVVLSPCLTYVGGNAKAPTKDCCGGFGQVITQSQKCVCILVKDKDDPNLGLKFNASLAAHLPTACHITAPNITKCISLLHLSPNSTLAREFESLGRLEASANSAPPLQNVKDGAGGGKAESVKSDGGKKKKSWLAVELLIFALFSHLLLVISSFTSSSFI